GTTGATGTAACAACCAGTTCTTGAAGAAGGGATTTAAGCCAGATTATTTCAGCAACAGCTTCAGCAATGGCTTTATATTCAGATTCTATGGAGGACTGAGAGACAGTCTTTTTGTTTGCGAGCAGACCATGAAACTAGATTAGGCCCAAATATATTGCATATCCCCCCGTGGATAGGCGGTTCACCGGGCAACTAGCCCAATCAGAATCAGAGTAAGCTTGAACAAGGGAGCTAGAACCATCATCCCAAAAAGAGTAAGAAAAGGCATGAAGATGCGAAGCAGATGTATGCCAAAAAAGAAGACCGAGGTGACGAATTCCTTTTAAGTACCGTAAAATACGTTTCACAGCAGCACAATGAGCTTCAGTTGGTGCATGCATAAATTGACAAACCTTGTTGACTGAGAAGGCAATGCCTGGGCGTGAAAGGGTAGTATACTGAAGGGCACCAACTATTTGACAATACCGTGTCGGGTCAGCAAAAAACAGGCTATCATTCGGTAAGGGAACTGACTTCATGTCCATTGGAGTGGGCAACAGGTTTGCAGTCAAAAGAGACCAGCCCTATTAATAACATCGAGAAGGTACTTCCTTTGAGATAGAATTAGATCAGAGTTCTGATGGAAAACTTCGATGCCCAAGAAGTAATGTAAAGGACCAAGGTCTTTGACCTCCAACATGGAGCTTAGCTTCGCTATTACAGAATTGACCAGCGGAGAATTATTACCGGTGataataatatcatcaacatacaccAAGACATAAACCATGCTACCCCTGTGATTATAGATGAAAAGGGACGGATCCGTTTTGGAGCCAAAGAAACCAAGCAAGTTGTTGCAAGGTTGTGGAAAGCTTGTTGAACCAGGCCCGTGGGGCCTGTTTCAAACGTATAAAGTCTTGTGGAAGAAACAAACATGATGAGGTTTAGTGGGATCAACAAAACCGGATGGCAAAGTCATGTAAACGGTCTCTTCAAGATCCCTGTGAAGAAAGGCATTTTGAGCATCCAACTATTTTAACGGCTAAGAATTTGAAACTGCAAGAGAAAGCACCATACGGATAGTGGCCGGTTTAACAACAGAGCTAAAAGTCTCATGATAATCCACCCCAGACTGCTGCCGAAAACCTTTCGCAACAAATCTTGCCTTATAACGACTGATGTTGCCATTCTGGTCAGTAAGCCTCGGAATTGTCAAGGCTGGACAAGTCTGGAGTGCTATGATGATTAGCACCTGTGTCCAGATTTCAAGTGTAGTATGAGCCAGCATCAGAAGTAGTGTAGTTGGCTTGTGCACGACAATTAGAGGACTGATTTGGAAATTGAGACTGAATGTGTCCGATTCCACACCGATTACACTGACCATAAACCATGTTATAGGTGGAAGCCTAAGAAAATTGTATTGTTCCTTGTTGTTCTCAGCCACGGTTGGAGCGAGTGTTGCCACGATAGTTGCCATGGTTTCCTCGATTATTGTGGTTGTTATTGTTTGAACGAGGAGAAAAGTATGCTTGCGGTTGAGAAACTGAAGTAGTGGCAGCCTGTTGAGTCTGGGCTGCGGGATGAAGCTGATAACCAATCTGGGCAGCCATGAGTTGAAGGGTTTTAAGTTGTTGCTGAATGGATTCAAGACCGGCGGGAGGGGTGACAGGTGCGGTGGCAGCCGCAGCAAGGAGCTGCGATGAGAGGTTGGCTGTAACCAATACGGTATTGAGTCTATTCAGCATATAATCGTGGTCACTAAGGAGGCCATGTAACTCATTGAAGGCAACCGGAGGGGATCGGGCAAGGAGGTTACTCTTGAGACCGTTATGCTCTTCACGTAGACCAGCTATGTTGAGCATGACCAGATCTTTATCCTTCATAGGTTCGCCAATATTGGCGAGAGCAGTagcctattgctatagttttcttaaaagaTTTTACGTGCTTTTGAATACACATTAGTTCATTACGTggttacgtgattttgaatacccagcacatgactacgtgattttgaatactcattacgtgattacacattcaatataaattcattacgtgattacacattcaatatgatttgttataactaaTGTTATTACAATTACGTTTATAACGTAATCACTCGGTGTGATTTTACATAAAgtatactataatgaaatcacataatcacgaaatgggtattcaaaatcacgtagtcacatAATAAAAACATAGTAAAGTATTGTTACGAAATTACGTAATCACTTACTGTGGTTTCACATattataatgaaatcacgtaattACATAACGAGTATTCGAAATCACGTAGTCATGTGctaggtattcaaaatcacgtaatcacgtaatgagtattcaaaatcatgtaatttttttaagaaaactatagcaatagacTTCTCGAATTAAAAAGAATTAAATGTTCATTAATacggtgtaatttttttaagAGGGAGGATCAAGTGAGAAAGGACCGGTATTTTTTCCCTATATGTTTCTTCAATTGTTTGAGCCTGAgatttacaaaattgcccctcCTAAGTTTGAGTCATTGATCTTGGGAGATCAATAGCTAAGCTTTCTCTTACACTTTGTACAATCGTCTTCACGAGTCCTGACGCAGAGGAGATAACTTAAATTCAAGTGGTTAGTTTAAGATTCCaaaattaagagtaaattacaaattttgtcctttatgtttgtaccaaactGCAGGCAgtgtcctttgcctttaaatttgacaagttttgttattaatgtttcaaaatcctacacgttatgtcctttagccctaactcagtcgGATTTTTTTGCTAAATATGGTCATATGCCTTGCACATGAGagtattcttgtcattttaccTCTTCAGGGACTCTATTGAGTAAATAATTTATCTCAATagactaaatgtgtaaaaagattaaagaataagatataaataaaaaaaacctaattaaaaaaattatctCTCTATGTCACACGCCtctccactctctctctctctctctctaaaaaccctgCAACAACCTAATTGATCTTTAAACTCTATTGTTTTCATCAACATTCATTCACAAATTCACACTTCACAAGTCAAAAATTCAcaacaagatgaagatgaagatgaaaagATCAATACATGTAGATTGTTTAGATCAGAAGCCATGGAAGAagatcaaacaatcagaacatAATTCGCCACCATCATCGCCGTCGTGTTCCGCCACCGTTGCCGTACCTAACCTGCCGCCCCTAACTCACCATCACCTGCAATCACATCACAACAGCCACCTCCACAAagcaacccaccaccaccgccgcaccTTCACCTACTGTCGCCCCTAACTCACCACCACCTGCAATCACACCACAACAGTCACCTTCACCACGTCCATCTACCTTGTATCGTCGTGAGCCGTCACACACCACCTTCACTCGCCCACAAAAGCCACATCATCCACCTCCATCTGTTGtaagagagagggagagaagaaATAGAAAGCGGTTTCAGATtaaagagagagaagagagagtgtgtgtgtgtttatatattgttttatttttaagttttgtaCAAAATAGACCATTAATAAAAGTTCTTTACAAAATAGCCCTTGGAAATGTGAAATGACAAGAATGCCCTCATGTacaaggcacatgaccagatttaatcaaaaaatctaactgggtttggcctgaAGGGTagaacgtgcaggattttgaaacattaaggacaaaacttgtcaaatttaaaggcaaaggacaccgcctgcaaacgCGGTAACATAAAAGAGTGTAATTTACTCCAAAATTAACATCTTTATTACTGTACCAAAAATCTACGTAGGGAAGATTTGAAAATTATCTATCGCTGGTGTACAACTTTTAAAGCACGAGTTACAACATCTCTTATGTACAAGGAAGCGCGAACGTAACAAACTAACCGTTCGTTTGCTGACGTAGCACCCCGTATTCTCTTTACCAGCCTCTTGTCCTCtgcaactctctctctctctctcacacacacacacactaaagTGACGATTTTACTGAGAGCAGGCTTCTTTGAAGGTATATGGAGAACCCTAACTCTTATAACAACAGTGAGTACCTTTTTAAGTGATCTAGGTTTTGTTCGAAGCGTATTTCTCTATTAAAGTGCAATTATCAAGTGATTAATCGATGTTTTTCTTGATTATTCATCAATTCATCGTGTAGTTACGTAAGAATTGAATATCGATCCTTATAAGTGGAATCAGTTCTATATACTCATGTTAATTTCTGTGTTTTCAGGCGATTTGTAAGGAATTCTTTAGCTATTTCGTCTGCTGAGATAAGTTTCAACGATGAATTGCTGCTGTGGATTGTTGTTTTTCAGTGTATTTGCGTTATTGTTGCTGGTTCCACACAGTTCTGCGCATACCGATGTTTCCGATGGTATTTCTTCTTGATTTTTAGAAAACTACTCTTAAATAAGAACAGAGTTTCCTTAATATGAACCTCTTTCATGATAATTGGAGTTGGGTTTTATTGTTCTTTAGAAAGCATGGTTGTAAAATCTTGAATTGTTCTTTTGGAATATGATCACAGTAACATACTGAATAACTGCTTGGTAGCATAGGAATTCATTCTAATTACAGTACTGTATGTGATAATTTTGTGTAATTTGGGCAGTAAAAGCTCTTCAAGATCTGTATACGTCTTTTAATAGTCCACCACAGCTCAGGGGATGGAAATCAAGTGGCGGTGATCCGTGTGAAGAATCATGGATTGGAGTTTACTGTGTCGGTTCTTCGATCGTCCAAATGTAATTTTAAATGTTTTCCTTTAGAGCTGATCCTACCATTCAAAAGAGTTGTGTGTTCTTTTCTATATATTATAAACAAAGTGTAGTTAAAACTATGATTTACCACAAAGACTTGTGATTTTACAATGAACTTACCTTCACTAAATATGCAGTAAACTTAACAATATGAACATTAGTGGAAGCCTTGGTTACGAGCTCAATAATCTTCATCACTTGAAGCAACTGTAAGTTTCAAAATCACATGAACTTTATCGTACTAGTTTCCTACTTTCTAAATTGTGGTTCTGTGAATACTAGGGATCTTAGCAACAACAACATTTACGGTGAAATTCCATACGGGCTGCCTTTAAATCTAACACACTTGTAAGTTTCTCTCCACTGATATTGACATAACAGACATTTTTTATAAGCTGTTAGAAGTAGTCGATCGATAGACTATTATTTCCTTTGAATGCAGAAATTTGGCATGCAACAATTTAAGTCAATACATACCTTACTCGTTATCTTCGATGAGAAATCTTAGACATATGTAagttaacccccccccccccataactTTCATCACCTACGATCAAACAGTCATGAACTTTTTTCCTTGCAGGAATTTGAGCCACAACTTTTTAAACGGGCCGGTTGGGAATGTATTCACGGGCCTATCATCTCTCAGAGACATGTATGATGtgaatttcttttctcaataTGTATATATGCTTGACTTTCATGATCTATGATATCATCTTTTACGTTTTGACAACAAAAGGTTAATCGACTCTGGTGTTACAGGGACCTGTCTTACAACGAGTTTATCGGTGACCTACCAAGTTCATTTGCAACACTTAAAGGCCTATCAAAACTGTCAGTGTGCCTATCAATTCAATCAATTAATATCTACACAAAATCTGTATTTGGTTTTATTAGTTTATGGAACAAATTTACAGGTACTTGCAGCATAATGAATTCACAGGATCAGTAATATTTCTAGCTAGTCTTCAACTAACAGATTTGTAAGCTGTCTGTAAAATCTTTCATCAGTTTCTTTGTTTTCAACTTTTCGTGATGCTAAATTCCAATCCATACTATGTCAGGAACATACAAGATAACCATTTTAGCGGTATCATTCCAAGACAATTCCAATATATACACAATCTGTGGTGAGCTAACATAACTAAACTTCTCCCGTTCATCGTTTTTCTTGTTTTTACTTATATATGACTAAATTTATAATCTATAAAGGTTCGGCGGTAACATGTTTGACAAAGGGGAAAACACTCCACCCTGGGATTTTCCTTTCGACAGTCCGCCAGATCAGCAGAATATTACCGCTCCGCCATCTACCGAGTCAAGTGCGGTCAAGAATTATCCTTTGCCTGAACCCACGAAGCCCAAAAAGAAAAAAATCGGCAAACTAGTCATTTTTGTCGGTAGTGGTACACTACTGATAGCATTCTTACTACTCCTCATCGTAATTTGGTTCTGTAAATGTGGTAGAAAGCTTAGAATCCAAGAAAGCGTTAAAGGTTCACAGCATTCTCTTCCACTCAGTATCACCAGAGGCAAGCTCTATTCACTAATAATTGCATTTTCTTAAATAAAGATTATTGAAATATTTTTGTTTTCAGATGGTTCAGCTACTGTCCGTGAGGTGAGCCCAGAAGTCTCGGTTATCAGCTCACCGAGTGAGATACGGCATGTACCGCCAGTCCGTACGAAAGTTGTGAGAGTGAACAGAAGAAGAAGTTTTGCTAAGAAGAGTAAAATGCGGATTGGTGCGAAATTATACGCAGAGGGCGAACTGGAATTAGCCACAAATAACTTCAACCGAAGTAATTTTCTAGGGGAAGGATCTCTCGGGTCCGTGTTCAGAGCAGAATTCCCTGATGGACAAGTATAACTTTCAACACTTTTTTTTGTCTAGATTGTCAAAATGAGTGGGTCGGGTTGATTAGGTAACAGGTCAAATTCTTGTTTAGAGAAGTAGTGTGATAAATACAAGTACAAAGTTTATATTTCAGTAATGATATAACCTTTTGAATAGAACAAGCTATATGAGGTTTTATGGATATAAGTATACGCTTTGGGTGAGTTTGACCCGTATGTGAGGAAACGGAAACATAACCTGCATTGGTCTAGTCATAAGTAAATGGGTTGAAATCGACCCGTTATGATTTTTATttgttagttttttattttttttgttttggctTGTTCAAGGTCTTTGCGGTCAAGTGCATAAGCACGATCACACTCTCTATGCATGAAGAACAACAGTTCTTAGAAGTGATATGGAACACATCGCGTTTAAGGCATCCAAACATCATAACACTTCATGGGTACTGTGTAGAACCGGGAAAACATATGCTTGTGTATGAATATGCAAGAAATCTCTCTCTTGCTCATGCTTTGCATTCTGAAGCATACATGCCTTTATCTTGGGGCCTTCGTCTCAAAATTGCTCTTGGAATAGCCCGAGCTTTGAAGTAAGAATCACATCTCATTCTCATCTCATTATTGTCCCATGTTTTTTTGTTTTGGCCTTTAAACTAGACCAAATGAAGTTATGTGTTTCTCATTCGATTTCATTTGTTTCAGCTACCTGCACTCCACATGTGTGCCTCCTTTGGCTCATGGAAATCTAAAGGCTGCTAATGTCTTACTTGATGAAGATCTAACTCCTCGCATCTCTGACTGTTGTCTAGCTCTTTTGAAGCCCCTAACAATAAAGAGTGCTAAACCTGAGGTACAATTACAGTCTGTAGAGGtggaaattttgacccatttacttataAATGGGTCGATCTGGGTTGTGTTTGACAATATGGGTCAAATACACAATAGCTAAAAGAAGCTTTTAACCAGTTAATCCTTATTTAACCAGGTTTCTGAAATGGAAATTGGCGGCATGGCTCCTGAACACAGCCAACCTGTATCTGGTAACCAGAAGGATGACATTTACGCCTTTGGAGTGCTGCTCTTGGAGCTTTTAACTGGAAAGAAGCCTTTTGATGGGTATGCCCCAACccattacatatatatatgttcATCTGTTATACGGTTATATTTAtgttagagtaaaatgccattttcgtccctgaggtttggctacttttgcgattttggtccaaaggtttgtttttccgcatctggatccaaaaggtttgagatcttgccattttcattcaactcgttaactccatttATTTTTAAcgttaagttaggggtatttTCATTTTTTGTGATGATTAAAGAGTTTGGTGGGGAGAAAGTCAACAGAGGTGGATCTTTATTTCTTATAGTGTTTTTTTTATCTTAataaaaaaatgtctaaaaagatgGAAATGCCCCTCATTTAACGGAGAAATGGATGTATTAACGAGTTGGATGAAGAtgacaagattttaaaccttttggaaccagatgcggaaaaacaaacctttggaccaAAATCGCAAAAGTGGTccaacctcagggacgaaaatgacattttactatATGTTAAGTGATAATTCCATATACTTGTTTGTTTATGAACAGACTTGAACCAAAAGAAGAGAACTCGTTGGTGCAATGGGCATCTTCGCGGCTTCATGACAATGAGTCCTTGGATGAGATGGTTGAACCAGCCCTGAGAAGAACGATCCCTCTAAAAACACTCTCAAAGTTTGCTGTTCTTGTGTCCCTGTGTACTCAGGTAAAGCGGGAAATGTAAATTGAATATtaagttaaagttatattatgtTAATGAAGGTTGCTGGCTTTTGATCAGGGTGACAAGGGACTGAGACCGACAATATCGGAAATCATGGAATCGTTGACGAATATGACAGAAGAGTACCGCAGAATGAGAAGAGAAGCAGATGCTGATTTTGATCCATACGAAAGATCTTTCAGATCGACACACTCGCGCTTCGTTGGATCGCCAACAGTCAGCTGTATGTCTATCTGATGATCATCTCTTGCTGcacttcactttgaccaaaaCAATGGATGCTTACATACAAGGACGTGTAACTGTTGTCAAATTCAATCACTTTTTTCATTTACATTTATTGTCCTAGAACACATGTATTTTTTTGCCAGATGTGTTGGATTTCCTAAAAATTGCATCTATCTTAGATATATCTTTAGGCCTAAAAACATGAATAAGAAAACTCTGACAACATAAACATTTGATAACTacaagaagtttttttttttttttttttttttttttttttttttttttgtgaataaAAGCAAATGCATATATGTACTAGTTTATTTTCAAAGCTTTACTAATAGATTATATTTGTGTAAATAGAGATAGGATCCTTGTAATTATCTCTTTCCTAATTTATGTGATTGTAATCATGTATATATTCCATATTGTATCAATGAAAGAAATCACTTTGAACCATAACATTCTTCATGGTATCAAGAGCCTAAAACCCTAAACCTTCTCCCTCAATTTTTTCTTTTATTCCTCTTGTCCGCCGTATTCCTTCCCCTATCGGCCGACATGTCTTCTCCGATACACCCGGCTGTCACCATCAATAATATCAAGAACTCTATTCCCTTGATACTTGATAGCCAAACCGAGCACTACAATACTTGGGCCGAACTTTTCGTCCTCCACTGCAAGGCATATGATGTCTTCGATCACCTCCAACCCCGTGAATCTACCACCTCTTCCTCCACCTCCAAAGACTCCTCCGACAAAGATAAGAATAAAACACCGGCGGCCAAACAAACCTATCTTGAATCATGGGAACGTATTGATTCCATTGTTCTACAATGGATCTACGGTACCATATCTCAAGACCTCATGCACACCATTATGATCACTAATACCACCGCGTATGACGCGTGGTGCCGCCTCAAAAACCTGTTTCTTGACAATCAAGCCGCCCGTACCATCACCATTCAAAACAAATTCTTCAATACACGCCTTGACCAGTTTCCCAATATGACCGAATATTGTCAAAACATGAAGCTTCTACATGACCAACTCATTAGTCTTGGTTCCACTATATCCGAAAACCAACTGGTTCTGCATATTCTCACCGGCCTGACCGATCAATATGAGAACATCTCTCTCATACTTCAGCAAACCCAACCCCTCCCAGATTTCTACAACACCAGATCGCGCCTCTGTCAAGTCGAAGAACGGAAGATTGCTCAAGCCAAAGTATCCGCTCAAACGGCCGGTACCGCACTTCACACCACCACCGAATCCACCAGCCGCCAACCCCCTGAAAACCAAGCCTATCATCGGTCCGACAATACTGCCCCCACCGATCAGGGATGCGGCCGTGGCCGGGGCCGAGGTCGTGGTCACGGTCCTTCCTCTTCGAGTCGGGGTTGATATCCATAGCACCCACCATACTACCCTTCATATTATTGGCCTCCACCCCCTTAGGCTCTTAACTCACAACAGCAACAATCCCATAATTGGGCCCAATGGGCACCGCCCCCATGTCCATACCCCTCACATCCTTCTCCTCCACAACCGGCCCAATCTCAGTCATCGGCCCAAGGCATCTTAGGCCCAAAACCCACCACTCAAACATCGGCACAGACATACTCAACCGGCTATTCTCCGACGGATATCGCTCAAGCACC
The Helianthus annuus cultivar XRQ/B chromosome 6, HanXRQr2.0-SUNRISE, whole genome shotgun sequence genome window above contains:
- the LOC110865289 gene encoding protein STRUBBELIG-RECEPTOR FAMILY 2; amino-acid sequence: MNCCCGLLFFSVFALLLLVPHSSAHTDVSDVKALQDLYTSFNSPPQLRGWKSSGGDPCEESWIGVYCVGSSIVQIKLNNMNISGSLGYELNNLHHLKQLDLSNNNIYGEIPYGLPLNLTHLNLACNNLSQYIPYSLSSMRNLRHMNLSHNFLNGPVGNVFTGLSSLRDMDLSYNEFIGDLPSSFATLKGLSKLYLQHNEFTGSVIFLASLQLTDLNIQDNHFSGIIPRQFQYIHNLWFGGNMFDKGENTPPWDFPFDSPPDQQNITAPPSTESSAVKNYPLPEPTKPKKKKIGKLVIFVGSGTLLIAFLLLLIVIWFCKCGRKLRIQESVKGSQHSLPLSITRDGSATVREVSPEVSVISSPSEIRHVPPVRTKVVRVNRRRSFAKKSKMRIGAKLYAEGELELATNNFNRSNFLGEGSLGSVFRAEFPDGQVFAVKCISTITLSMHEEQQFLEVIWNTSRLRHPNIITLHGYCVEPGKHMLVYEYARNLSLAHALHSEAYMPLSWGLRLKIALGIARALNYLHSTCVPPLAHGNLKAANVLLDEDLTPRISDCCLALLKPLTIKSAKPEVSEMEIGGMAPEHSQPVSGNQKDDIYAFGVLLLELLTGKKPFDGLEPKEENSLVQWASSRLHDNESLDEMVEPALRRTIPLKTLSKFAVLVSLCTQGDKGLRPTISEIMESLTNMTEEYRRMRREADADFDPYERSFRSTHSRFVGSPTVSCMSI
- the LOC110944649 gene encoding uncharacterized protein LOC110944649; this translates as MSSPIHPAVTINNIKNSIPLILDSQTEHYNTWAELFVLHCKAYDVFDHLQPRESTTSSSTSKDSSDKDKNKTPAAKQTYLESWERIDSIVLQWIYGTISQDLMHTIMITNTTAYDAWCRLKNLFLDNQAARTITIQNKFFNTRLDQFPNMTEYCQNMKLLHDQLISLGSTISENQLVLHILTGLTDQYENISLILQQTQPLPDFYNTRSRLCQVEERKIAQAKVSAQTAGTALHTTTESTSRQPPENQAYHRSDNTAPTDQGCGRGRGRGRGHGPSSSSRG